Part of the Melitaea cinxia chromosome 14, ilMelCinx1.1, whole genome shotgun sequence genome is shown below.
ctaatgtttttttttttaaattatgtacaaatatatattaaatcaataaaaaaaacattacacacactaccatgtatttgacacacacccgcatattatactcttttgttgattgtcagtctgtagtcaaattaaaaaaaaaaggttctttattatcattattttttggttgtctttaattaaattttttaattatagtcgaatttcgacctctgggcgaccggAGTATATAATTACTTCTAGCTGACCTGATAGGGCACGTTCCATCTAAGGCCCACAACGCCTACCCGGGAATTTATTGTTGTGTTTTAGCAGAATTGAATGAGAGATAACTTTCATAATTTGAtattgacagttgttttttttgaaattccaaccacgttttgatgaaagtCAACTTTGACCCACCTAAATTTTGTGGCGATGGGCGATGTGGTCGCGAAAAGTGACGTTATCTATGAcgtcgagcgatcgctcgcgaCGACCACGCACACCTTATGTGGAACGATAGAATGGGCGCCACGGGCGTTGAAGGCGCTTAATGGAACGCGGACATAGACGTTATCCtgtcttgcgaactgtcaaagGCGTGAAGTTAAAATAACTGTAAGTTGCAAAACGATTGTTgtgttttctaaaattttacaattttctgcgtaataatcttattttttttattaagtaagaaCCGCTTAAGTACAAAAgattgcaaaaatatttttttttaaatatttttttggtagAGTTTAAGAGATAATGAAGTACTAAAATAAAGGCACGTTTTgtcaattcttaaaaaaaaaaacaataaaactcttAAGGTAATCACatgttatatatttcatttcatttttgtatttacaatgAACTCGTGTGTTCCGTTTTATAGGTAGTGAGCGAAGGGGGTAGCGGCATAAGTTATATGTCTTAGGGGAGCAGAAACGATGGGCGCTGAGTAGGTGTAGGTGGAGGCGATCAGTGGTGTCCTGGCAACAGCAACGGTGCTGATGGGAGCAATGAAAGGAGCAGAACGCTTCTTCAAGATATGTTCACCGCTAAGAGCTTTCGCCGTTAAATGAGCAGAACGGTCCAAATTGACGTCCAAGGTATCAAGAGGCCTGCCGTCAGCACCCAAGATGTTAGCGGGTTGTCCAGGAGCTAGCGACAATGGTCCACGATAATTGTACGGTTGGTAAAGAGGAGCAGAGTATGCCAGACGAGTGGAGTATGCAAGTGGAGCGGAGTAGGCTAGAGGAGTAGAATAGGCCAGAGGTGTTGCGATGGGTGCGGCGATAGGAGCAATGAATGCAGCGGAGCGTTTCTTGAGAACATGGAGTCCGTTGTCAATTGCCTTAGCGGTGAAGTGGGCAGATCGGTCTAAGTTTACGTCCAAGGTGTCCAGAGGCCTGCCGTCAGCTCCAAGAACGTTGGCGGGTTGACCGGGTGCCAAGGAGAAAGGTCCGCGGTAGTTGTAAGGCTGCAACAGCGGTGCAGCGTAAGTCAGAGGTGCAAAAGGTGCCGCGTATCCTCCATAGAAGTTCATTGCGGACGTCGCCGCCAGGACGCAAGACAACACCACCAGCTTAAACATTTTGTAAGTGGTCTGTGTTGCTTTCTGAATTCAGAAACACTGATGCTGATTTGTAAACAGGAGACTCTTTTATACTTGCATCAATTGAATAACTTGTACGACGTCGTCGATACAAATTGACGACCATGAGAAGACAACTTTTGATAAGGAATAAAAGTTCACTTGAAAGGGCATTTTTTTAATGCCTCACATATAAACATATCATATTTAACGACTTAATGAGCGtcatatttaaagttaatttttttatatgccaaattttttgttacaaatatttttttttttatctgtgtgtTATAAAGAAAAGTGTAACAGTCATAATATTGTATACTGAAAGAAATTTGGCGGGTACTCTATAAGGAGTGATTATTGATATGATTAATACTATTAGCATTAGGTTCAAAATAACttgaaaaccggaatgtctgaaACGTTGTATGCTCATCTTAAGCTAAATTATTTATCTGAAGGGCGTAATAAAATTGGAATTTGCGACGAAATGATTTCCGGTAATATAGTTACTTCTTATATAATACgcaattttaatgtataaaccACGTATAAACTTTAGTAGTGTGAAGAATCACATcggccatcgaaaagggaggatcctccaccagacgggtgttgtgtctggcgggctaacgccccgacggttgttgtcgggattttgtatatatacttaatcactttgaaaactctgatagcgcgatgtagcatacgtcagttttctctaattacgtagtttgtattcgttcgtatttcgcgcgatagatgtcgccacatcactcccctctgagaccggaggtcgatagcaggttaagtcgtccattcatcttgtgatgcttgccgggccagtggaatgttccagtgagtcggaaccagatgccgcatagttcacggtgagtcggaactgtctgcggtaatgctgcatatgctccagtgagtcggagtggtgtAGTGCTGCGTACTGGctggctgctgcgtcgaccaggagagaagtgcgtctctgcttgctgaccggccgaagtgcagtgtgctgtgccaaagtcgctgagaaggctgtgggtgatgaccaggaatgcgcgtccgctgcatgaGCATGAGTaagaaacaaacttacattcacatttataatattagtagggattgacaaacaataattaattattgtttattagcTGACTCGCCGattttgtagattttaataatacgtagatttaataatacgtataatacgtaatcatcatcatcatcatcctcattggccttagtccgtctattgcagacaatttagacagtgtcaggcagagactgtgtcgcctaggacactcttcaggcaaacgcagagttgcctaagctctgcgtcaccctctcgacctcactggctagacCCACAGGatcgacgagtcgatacgtgtggagccagttcggctgcaggagtctttcgtattttagagctatgccacgaatgcttgacggagagcccattccgggtttcaaatgaagttttccttctccaggaccctgatgattttaagccaggtttatcccgcggtcgccttttacgacccccacgggaagaaagggggcggtgctattctactcggccgacaccacacggtataatatgtaataaataatctatattattattataaagctgaagagtttgtttgtttatttgaatgcgctaatctcagaaactactggtccgatttcaaatttctttttgtgttagatagctcatttatcaaggaaggttacaggctatatatcatcacgccaagttcaaaaggagcggagcaccaatgaagaatgtttcaacaTCGggggttttttccttttgagagcttccgctgcgtgcgctgtgaaaacagttaaagtttcgcaaaaatcacaCAAAGAAGAATTGATCctttttaaaagttctaaaaaaagtccacaacagcatatatctatcttttaaggttggctcactataaccttttttatgataaccaagtttgttctaaaatgatgcattatttgcgaagatatttttataaacatgatattaatccttatctaaataaatacgttattcatcacaagtatttaatttaaaatataataagcctTTTACATacttcgatttcaatgagtatctcaggagacatcgcagttttaaaataacatcgcagcaaaataatgatcgaGTATTgagcgcgcctctgttccacgcggacgcagtcgcgcgcagaagctagtaaataatataataaaaacaataagtagattcttaattttcattcaaaaaATCTTGTTGTGATAATGAAGTAACCTAAGAAAAATTATCTTATTTAGTTTCGTTCGGAACTTATGTGCGTACATATATTTTggcgatttattttatttacattataacttcatcatcatcactttagccttcACACAGTCACACAGTCacaggtccagatacatgatctggatGAGCTTGACTTTTGTTCTAGTCGAGAATGACCATAACATCATGTATTTAcaataatctatatatgtaaatttagtgtacttattatatttaagcgACGATCCTTTAGAATGATATAATACAATTGATTGATAATCGTcgtaacttattatttttacaattatttttaagaaccaaatataaaatttacaacaggTTTTGTATAAAGTTTACTCTAATAAAGCATTCTAACTCTAGATCGTTCTACAACCTAACTAAAAGCaggaaaataaaagaaatatttaaatacaactaCACTAGAATCGAATACAagcttttatagttttttatagTACATATTGTGAATTAGCTTCTTtacttaactttaaaaaaagtacggctattatttaaaaatttatgatataccataaaataagatttataaaaaagtatttattcaaatatgacgcgattgacgacgcgttggcgcaacggtcaccgcactggtttgtggctgttgagCTGGCAGTTattggttcgatccccgcacatgacaaacatttgtattggccatacagatgtttgccgtggtccaGACCACACCCGGGTGTTTGTGAagaccttgtgggtctccccatcgtgcctcggcgagcacgttaagccgttggtcccgatcatgtacacctgatagcgatcgttactcatagtagggaatatatccaccaccCCGCATCGGAGTAgtgtggtgggttaagctctgatcattctcctatatagggaaagaggcctgtacCAAGTAGTATTATATTAGAGGCTGAAACGTAAAGcgtatgtaataaataaggaaaaaatgtttttatgacAATAATGCATTCTTAGGTATTCcgtagtaaattttatttaaaaatttttaattaacatcaCAATACATGTTTTAGACAAATAGAATTGAATAAAGTTCTAGATACACTTACACCATTACATTACTACTACGATTTTAGACAGTGGAGCCTCATTCAGTCTTGCAAAGAGTTctgtaaatattctttattattgcTATACGAAACCTGAAAGGGTATGAcgataatttaaagtaatttcttccgttttatttactttacagtAAAAATTACTGGGATGATTAGtcatgaataattatttatagcaaacataattgtaatttatgtatgttctaTAAAATGCAAGAACAACTAGACAAAAAGAAcgtttcataatttaaatatttctaatcttatgaaatagaaaaaaaagtgtgtgtgtcggCCCCGACGCACGACTGAAGTTTACTTCTTCAGACCGAATGTCAAATAGGCAGAagaaaggcttactagtctaagaaaaagattaataccatatcaaatagtaaataatcgaatcaaataacgccttTTAAGAACCATactaggttccgatagatggcgttaacaaaaacgtaacaaagtcattcgttcagtaggttttactcttcatattttttcataccgggggcttATATGAAAATGGATTCTTAATGAGTTCACTTAAAAAACAGTTTTCAGACTATATTAAAACATACTTTTGACTTTTAAAAGCGATAATGGACATTTGCATAAgccataaaaatgtttgttttggttTGGGTGATAACAATTAAGAAAacgctatttattatatttaaaagatactAGTTTGAACCATAATTCAATGTTAAAACCTTAAAACTTAAATctcttgttatttattaaatcctGTCAAAActtagaatttataaaactatggACTTTTACactgatttatatatatatatatatatatatatatatatatatatatatatatatacataagttaGGTCTAAGAGTACTATATGTGTTGATAATAATGTGTGTATGTCTTTTCACgaacttgtaatttttttatatacatatttacttccAAAAATGAAAGTAAACTAGGAATGAAAGTAACAATctttaaaatggtttcattttattttattaccaatTTATGGCCCAAATAATGGTAAGCAGTTATCGGAGCTTATGAGCATTTGCAACACCAAAAGTATTGCAAGAATGTTGCCAACTTTACCCTGACTTTCCCAGTAGCTTTAGCTAACTTACCCACCGCAAGAATACAACACCGCTTAAGAGCTCTATTTTTTGGCTGTTATTTTCTATAAGGTTGAGACACTTCGCCAGTCAGACTACTcaaaattttgagcaaaatatttccttCGACCTCAATGATAGTCAAAAGCCTGTTATTGGAACCCAAAATGTTGGCGATATTTTTAGAAGACTATGATGTCCACACTTCTTGTATGGCTAAGGAACTGAGTAAGGCTTATATTTACTATCTTAGTTAACATCAATAGCGCAATGTTGTTACTGTATTCTTTATAGAGGTAGAGAAAAAATTTCtcccattttaaaaattaataataaaactcgtAAAATAGtcatgtattataaaattttatttccttttcgtatttacaataaattcaaGTGTTAAATTTTACAGGTAGTGAGCGAAGGGAGTGGCAGCATAAGTGATGTGTCTTACGGGAGCACCAACAATGGGGGTTGAATAGGTGTAGGTAGAGGCGATCAGTGGCGTCCTGGAAACAGCGACGGTGCTGATGGGAGCAATGAAAGGAGCGGAACGCTTCTTCAAGATATGTTCACCGCTAAGAGCTTTTGCCGTTAAATGAGCAGAACGGTCCAAGTTGACGTCCAAAGTATCAAGAGGCCTGCCGTCAGCACCCAAGATGTTAGCGGGTTGTCCAGGAGCTAGCGACAATGGTCCACGATAATTGTACGGTTGGTAAAGAGGAGCGGAGTATGCCAGACGAGCGGAGTATGCAAGTGGAGCGGAGTAGGCTAGAGGAGTGGAATAGGCCAGAGGTGTTGCGATGGGTGCGGCGATAGGAGCAATGAATGCAGCGGAGCGTTTCTTGAGAACATGGAGTCCGTTGTCAATTGCCTTAGCGGTGAAGTGAGCAGATCGGTCTAAGTTTACGTCCAAGGTGTCCAGAGGCCTGCCGTCAGCTCCGAGAACGTTGGCGGGTTGACCGGGTGCCAAAGAGAAAGGTCCGCGGTAGTTGTAAGGCTGCAACAGCGGCGCAGCGTAGGTCAGAGGTGCGAAAGGTGCCGCGTATCCTCCATAGATGTTCACTGCGGACGTCGCCGCCAGAACGCAAGACAACACCACCAGCTTAAACATTTTGTAAGTGGTCTGTGTTGCTTTCTGAATTCAGAAACACTGATACAACTTCAGCCCTCAGAGGCCTTATATActgaataaaatgttattaacgtCGTGTTAATATATCGTTGACCATGAGAAGACAACTTTTGATAAAAGTACCTACTTAAAAGGGCACATTTTTTACAGTTATTGTATTTTGTTaaggtattattaatttttatttatttcaaataggGTGCTATCTTAAAAAGCCTAATCAACTGACtaaaatgtatactttttttttaattcttacacGATGTATTTTTATctctaaacaatattaatacaaaaaaattacacatactaccatgtatttgatacacacacgcatatatactcttttgttttttattatagaacttataatttaaattaaatatgccgaatttcgaccactgggcgaccactagttaaataattttaatgtttattattgttagttTAGCTAGTTAATTTAGTAGTAgcaacataatttaaatataattatatatatatatatatatatatatatatatatatatatatatatatatatatatttaatacatatatattatatttgcattgaagtcaaatatttttgtgtcttgttagtatttttaataatgtcatCAAGTTATTTCCTTTTCTTAAAAAACATGTAATATTTTCGTTCATTAGGTTTATCGTTTAAATAAACCTATGGTtactaaatatcttttaaattctaaaaataaattaaattttttctgatttttttttgtttacaattgaAAAATCCAACAATAAAAATCCAGCCTTttgaagattattatttatgtgttatttatattaaaattgtagtaAAACTCGGTTGCATTTAATGTGTTATCATAAccataaacattattttgtcaTTTCCACATATCTTCATCAGCTATACTGGTTACACTATCACCATTCTAATGCGTCACCGTATAAAGATAATCTGCATGCTCCGACAAGCGCGATAAAAAGTTAATCTAAATTATCTTTGAAGTAGTAATATTCATATTACGTAATATAACGTgccattaaataataaaacctcTTACATAGTAACACACGCCAACACGGAGTcttattatactaaaaaatatataaaaattacattagttattttttaatttcatattgcacgtaatttatttatttttccattGTTTGCATTATACCGTTCGGCTCGCTGGATGATTACTGGCGAAGACTgggtgaggattgcggaaaactaacaaaaaaaaggattgcggaaaacttgCGATAGGTCGAAGTAAAGCCGAAGcttaacacaaacattaattgtttattgaaattaaagtaaaataaaacaaattaatataatgagCAGtacaacaataattataaataataattttatggtaCACTGTGTATAGTGTACGCCTACGTGTTTATTACATAGTATTTGGAACGGGTAGTTTAGAACCAAACGAAACACctatctataaaaaatacagaaaattaTTGCATATaatttatctgtatttttatttttatttttatttacacaactTATTTTGGCGTGCATCATGTGCGACCTAAAAACTGTCTTTATTGACTTACTTTCACAATTCAGATTGAAATAAACCTACTTTACCCGATTCAgcaaaaatttgatttttaaatctaatagtagttaatgaaaaattatttatttttattttagtatattaaaaaaaaatctgaaactGAAAAATTTCTGACTGGGCAAATATAGTGTAgtaacactaaatttataatgtttttattttatttttatttaagtaaaacttatttacgcacgtttaacttggggagtaagcaggtgaaagcgtgacgagagcgttacgaaaagtgtgatcggtagaggcgaacagagcaagagaaagaggtgcgagcacacattttctttctctctattTCTCTAATAAtcagttacgtttcgtttaTCTAAGACTAGTGCAGGTTTATTgagcagaagttttacttcagtcgtgtggtctaaagcacactcgttttttgaagtaaaacttctttacgttcGCTTGGCttgtggagtaagctggtgtTTTGACTCTTAGATAAAAGACTTGATTGACAGTTGTAGCAATTTAAATAAGCTATAGGTGTTCTATGCTGAAGGTATTCGACTCTATTGACAGCTGAAACAACAATGAGGTTGCTTACTTATTTCGCTGTCTTATGCACTGTTTTATCCGTACGAACGTGCGAAAATGAAACAACTTGGTATTGTAGTTACAAGAATATTGGTACATTTGTAGAATACAAAGAAATACTAAGATTCTAACTAGTCATGTTATGGAGCTCTATAAATGAAAATCTAACTGGTAgtgcaaaaataaaaagattcgGATATCTGACATAGAAATGTCTTTATAAACGTGACTGAAACAGATGTCAAATTTCTGGATAGTGGACAAATTCAAGTAATAGGTATAtgtctttatatttttagtcaaaCAATATAAGCCG
Proteins encoded:
- the LOC123659690 gene encoding uncharacterized protein LOC123659690, translating into MFKLVVLSCVLAATSAMNFYGGYAAPFAPLTYAAPLLQPYNYRGPFSLAPGQPANVLGADGRPLDTLDVNLDRSAHFTAKAIDNGLHVLKKRSAAFIAPIAAPIATPLAYSTPLAYSAPLAYSTRLAYSAPLYQPYNYRGPLSLAPGQPANILGADGRPLDTLDVNLDRSAHLTAKALSGEHILKKRSAPFIAPISTVAVARTPLIASTYTYSAPIVSAPLRHITYAATPFAHYL
- the LOC123659691 gene encoding uncharacterized protein LOC123659691, whose protein sequence is MFKLVVLSCVLAATSAVNIYGGYAAPFAPLTYAAPLLQPYNYRGPFSLAPGQPANVLGADGRPLDTLDVNLDRSAHFTAKAIDNGLHVLKKRSAAFIAPIAAPIATPLAYSTPLAYSAPLAYSARLAYSAPLYQPYNYRGPLSLAPGQPANILGADGRPLDTLDVNLDRSAHLTAKALSGEHILKKRSAPFIAPISTVAVSRTPLIASTYTYSTPIVGAPVRHITYAATPFAHYL